One genomic segment of Flagellimonas marinaquae includes these proteins:
- a CDS encoding LytR/AlgR family response regulator transcription factor, whose translation MGNYRTLIIDDERLAREEVRRALEHYPEFTIIGEANNVEVAKVLVEKEQPDLIFLDIHMPGKSGFDLLEELGTVPEVVFTTAYDQYAVQAFEVNALDYLVKPLREERFAKTIEKVKLEFKKQEEEQKVPLASHQKIFIKDGEKVYFIALAEVSLIESMDNYARLYFGDEKPMIKRSLNQLEKRLDPDIFFRANRSQIINTEYIKEIQPYFNHKLRLVLTTGEIVDLSSRQSVSFKKRNSL comes from the coding sequence ATGGGCAACTATAGAACATTGATCATAGATGATGAACGCTTGGCTCGTGAAGAGGTACGAAGAGCACTGGAACACTATCCGGAATTTACCATAATTGGGGAGGCAAACAATGTGGAAGTAGCCAAAGTATTGGTGGAAAAGGAACAGCCGGACCTCATTTTTTTGGACATCCACATGCCCGGAAAATCAGGTTTTGATTTATTGGAGGAGTTGGGAACTGTCCCAGAAGTGGTGTTCACGACTGCCTATGATCAATATGCGGTTCAGGCCTTTGAAGTAAATGCACTGGATTATTTGGTAAAACCGCTTCGGGAAGAACGTTTTGCCAAAACCATCGAAAAAGTAAAGCTTGAGTTTAAAAAGCAGGAAGAAGAGCAGAAGGTACCCTTGGCGAGCCATCAAAAAATCTTTATTAAAGATGGCGAAAAGGTGTACTTTATTGCATTGGCGGAGGTTAGTTTAATCGAGTCCATGGACAACTATGCGCGGCTATATTTTGGTGATGAAAAACCTATGATCAAACGCTCGTTGAACCAATTGGAGAAGAGATTGGACCCCGATATTTTTTTTAGGGCAAATAGAAGTCAGATCATCAACACCGAGTACATTAAGGAAATTCAGCCCTATTTTAATCACAAACTACGACTTGTATTGACCACGGGGGAAATTGTTGATCTATCGAGTAGGCAATCCGTAAGCTTCAAAAAACGAAATAGTTTGTAG
- a CDS encoding CocE/NonD family hydrolase: MKKSISLIAFGIAIVLVFFASCKEQNQVRPPRIITENNLSYLVQDSILIPTADGANIHAVIVRNSELEEPAPTILFHTIYARKNDLDRAKMAADHGYIGVVSYTRGKGLSPDSIVPYKYEAKDAYEVIDWISKQDWSNQKVGMYGGSYVGFTQWAAVKHKVHPALKTIVPSVSAAPGIAEPMENGIHWNFHYPWNHYVSNNKYLDTTLYNNWQRWNNLNMKWFETGVAYKAMDSLDGLPNPQFRERLLHPTYDDYWQNMMPYKEEFAHINIPVLATTGYYDGGQVGTQYYLKEHTKFNTNAAHYLVIGPYTHFGAQEKPNSHIMGYDIDPVAQIDITSLIFEWFDHILKGKAKPALLQDKINYQVMGANKWGHAPSLQAMATDTLKYYVGNGRSGVTFASLFGTGNNDKDEHYTLSQQPLDSSEYLEQVIDFTDRSNRTWNSSGWRAIVADSLMVGGGFSFITQPFESDVELNGSFGGEISVSINKKDFDYTVVLFEQTPDGKFFALTLPYKARASFAHSLEKRQLLIPNKKTKLPFGIVRITSKKISKGSRLVVVVNGNKEPFTEINYGTGKNVSEETINDAKEPLIIKWYGDGYIEIPLRIDK; encoded by the coding sequence ATGAAAAAATCAATCAGTTTAATAGCTTTTGGTATTGCAATAGTCCTTGTTTTTTTCGCTTCTTGCAAGGAGCAAAATCAAGTTCGGCCCCCTAGAATCATTACCGAAAATAATTTATCCTATCTGGTTCAGGATAGTATTTTGATCCCAACAGCCGATGGCGCAAATATCCACGCAGTCATCGTTCGAAATTCCGAATTGGAGGAGCCAGCCCCAACTATTTTGTTCCACACCATTTATGCCCGTAAAAATGACCTGGACAGGGCAAAGATGGCGGCCGACCATGGGTATATAGGTGTGGTTTCGTACACCCGAGGCAAAGGATTGAGCCCGGATTCGATTGTACCCTATAAATATGAGGCAAAAGATGCGTATGAAGTAATCGACTGGATCAGCAAACAGGATTGGAGCAATCAAAAGGTGGGGATGTACGGTGGAAGTTACGTCGGGTTTACCCAATGGGCCGCGGTAAAGCACAAGGTGCATCCAGCGCTTAAAACTATTGTGCCCTCCGTTTCGGCAGCACCCGGTATAGCCGAACCTATGGAGAATGGCATTCATTGGAACTTTCATTATCCTTGGAACCATTATGTGTCCAACAACAAGTATTTGGACACCACATTGTATAACAATTGGCAACGTTGGAACAATTTGAACATGAAATGGTTTGAAACCGGCGTAGCTTACAAAGCAATGGATAGCTTGGATGGATTGCCCAATCCACAGTTTCGAGAGCGCTTATTACACCCAACATATGATGATTATTGGCAAAACATGATGCCCTACAAAGAAGAATTTGCCCATATCAATATTCCTGTTTTGGCCACGACTGGATATTATGATGGGGGGCAAGTGGGAACACAGTATTATTTAAAAGAACATACCAAATTCAATACAAATGCAGCACATTATCTAGTGATTGGACCCTACACCCATTTTGGGGCCCAGGAGAAACCTAATAGTCATATTATGGGATACGATATTGATCCAGTGGCCCAAATTGATATCACAAGCTTGATCTTTGAGTGGTTTGATCATATTTTAAAAGGAAAAGCCAAACCAGCATTGTTACAGGATAAAATCAATTATCAGGTAATGGGAGCGAACAAATGGGGTCATGCCCCTTCTTTGCAGGCCATGGCAACTGATACTTTAAAGTATTATGTGGGCAATGGGCGTTCGGGTGTAACTTTCGCATCTTTGTTTGGAACGGGAAACAATGACAAGGATGAACATTACACTCTCTCCCAGCAACCCTTGGATTCCAGCGAATATTTGGAACAGGTCATAGATTTCACAGACCGTAGCAATCGAACTTGGAATTCGAGTGGATGGCGGGCAATTGTTGCGGATAGCCTTATGGTTGGCGGTGGTTTTTCTTTTATCACCCAACCTTTTGAATCCGATGTTGAATTGAACGGATCCTTTGGTGGCGAAATTTCGGTGTCCATTAACAAAAAAGATTTTGATTATACGGTAGTCTTGTTTGAACAGACCCCAGATGGTAAATTCTTTGCCTTGACCTTGCCCTATAAGGCTAGAGCCAGTTTTGCGCATAGTCTTGAGAAACGGCAGTTGTTGATACCCAACAAGAAAACAAAACTTCCTTTTGGCATTGTGCGGATCACCAGTAAAAAGATAAGCAAGGGCAGTCGTTTGGTAGTGGTCGTCAACGGAAACAAAGAACCCTTTACGGAAATAAATTATGGAACGGGAAAAAATGTCAGCGAAGAAACCATCAATGATGCGAAAGAGCCTTTGATCATTAAATGGTATGGGGATGGTTATATTGAAATACCGTTAAGGATAGATAAGTAA
- a CDS encoding sensor histidine kinase — protein MGLSLYWKCQLIGWGVVSLLWLYIALDRDQFTVSHAMINYVLDVSICIGLTHAYRIIALHFKWYQMGIRPLLKKLIPSIFVLAVLFMQLMNLKTSAYIYLVNEVNVFVENILVWNPVLITGLRHMAIWVLAYHAYHFYMREVNTTKVNAQLTIKAKQTQLDNLSAQLNPHFLFNSLNSIKALVVENPTGARRAIDLLSDLLRTSLYDKEHLTISIAEEMALVNDYVELEKLRFEERLTINMNLDKSLDKVKIPPLSIQLLVENAIKHGVDKQIQGGTVDISVQKKEGYVVVQVKNPGVFLKGEDAGVGLKNLSERLLLQYDGLAKIEIETPSENVVLATLLIPIEK, from the coding sequence ATGGGATTATCACTTTATTGGAAATGCCAACTTATAGGTTGGGGCGTGGTATCCTTGTTGTGGCTTTATATTGCACTGGACAGAGACCAATTTACCGTTTCCCATGCCATGATCAACTATGTGCTCGATGTTTCCATCTGCATTGGGCTTACCCACGCATATAGGATCATAGCATTGCATTTTAAATGGTATCAAATGGGCATTAGACCATTGTTGAAAAAGCTCATACCATCCATATTCGTTTTGGCCGTTTTGTTTATGCAGCTCATGAATTTAAAAACATCGGCATATATCTATTTGGTCAATGAGGTAAATGTCTTTGTGGAAAATATCTTGGTTTGGAACCCAGTTTTGATCACAGGTTTGAGGCATATGGCAATTTGGGTACTGGCCTATCACGCGTATCATTTTTATATGAGAGAAGTAAATACGACAAAAGTAAATGCCCAACTTACCATCAAAGCAAAGCAAACTCAGTTGGATAATTTATCGGCGCAGCTCAATCCTCATTTCTTGTTCAATTCTTTGAACTCGATCAAGGCGCTGGTTGTTGAGAACCCGACTGGAGCAAGAAGGGCCATCGATTTGTTGTCCGATCTATTGCGTACATCGCTCTACGATAAGGAGCACTTGACCATTTCCATAGCCGAAGAAATGGCTTTGGTAAACGATTATGTGGAGTTGGAAAAGCTTCGGTTTGAAGAACGATTGACCATTAATATGAACCTTGACAAATCCCTCGATAAAGTAAAAATTCCACCTTTGAGTATCCAACTATTGGTGGAGAACGCCATAAAGCATGGGGTGGACAAACAAATACAAGGAGGTACGGTAGATATTTCAGTTCAAAAAAAGGAGGGTTATGTCGTGGTTCAGGTAAAGAATCCTGGGGTCTTCTTAAAAGGAGAAGATGCGGGAGTAGGGCTTAAAAATCTAAGTGAACGCCTTTTGTTGCAATATGATGGTCTAGCGAAGATCGAGATTGAAACCCCTTCGGAAAATGTGGTTCTGGCCACTTTACTAATTCCAATTGAAAAATAA